GCTCTACTGCGAGGGGCTGGTGGCGGAGGACCTCAACTGGATCGCGTGGCCGGAACTGACGGAGCCCGTGCCGGTCGAGGCCAAGATCCGATACAACGGCCAGCCCGTGCGGGGCGTGATCCATCCTCAGGAGGACGGCCGCGTGCGCATGGTCTTCGACGAACCGGCCCGATCGGTCACGCCCGGCCAGGCCGTCGTGTTCTACCGCGGCGACGAGGTCGTCGGCGGCGGCACGATCGAAGCCCCCCTGCGCGGCGCCGGCCACCCGCTCGAGCGTCTCGCGGCCGCGCACTGAGCCCCTTCGAGGATCTCGATGGCGTCACGCCCCGTGCGCCGGCACGGGGCGTTTTGCATGTCCACGCGCTGGCGTGACCACCGACGCCCGTTCGCCGCCCGCCGGGCACACTAGGCCGGGAGGGACGCGACGTGGAACGACGGCGTCGCTCGGAAGTGATCGGCCTGCCCGTCCTCGGCCGGGACGACGCGCGGGTCCTCGGCCGGGTGGTCGACATCCTCGTCGGGCAGGGCGGCGACCGCGTCGTCGGCTTCCTTCTCGACGGCGGCGGGACGTGGCGCGGCGAGCGCATCGTTCCCTTCGAGGAAGTCGCGGAGATCGGCCCGTCTGCCGTCCTCGTCCGCACGGACGTGGTCCTGCGCGCCGGCCGCGAGCGGCGCGACCGGCTTCAGGCGATGCGGCGGCGGCACCGCTCGGCGCTCGGTACGCGGCTCGTCGACGAGAAAGGGCGCGATCAGGGCACGATCGACGACGTCGTCTTCGATCCCGAAACGGGCCGCATCCTCGGCTACAGCGTGAGCCTAGGGCTGGTCCGGGACATCGTGGACGGCCAGGGCTTCCTGCCGGCCGACGGGCGCCTCGTGTGGACGGGCGGCGACGTGGCCATCGTCCGCTCCGGCCCGGCCGGTGAAGGGACGGCGCCCGCCGGGGACCCGGTCTCCGGTTAAGCGCGCGCCGACCGTGACACACTGTGCCTAATCGAGACACGGGAGGAAGGTCCGCAACGTGGATTGTCCGCAGTGCGGAGGGCGCCGGACCGGGAGGATCGCCGCGGAGCAGTTCTTCTGCTGGGACTGCTGCGTCGAGTTCGGCTGGCACGGCGACGAGCTGGCGGTGTACAGCGTGGACGAAGAGGGCGAGCTGGTCCCGATCCACACGGGTGCATCCGTGGGGACGGCCGGCGCGGAGGTGAGCGAGTGATGCGTCGCTTTTGGCAGGGCATGCTGGCCGGCGGGATGGTCGTGGCCGGGCTGGCCTGGTTCGTGGCGGAGCGCCGGTGGCGCTACCGCTGGGCCATGCGCATCCTGCGCCAGGGCCGCATGGCCGCGCGCATGGCGCGCCATGGCTGGAACGAGGCGGAACGCCGGATGAGCCGCGCAGGCCGTCGCCTGCGTTACGCGTGGCGCGCCCTCAAAGACTAGACGAAAGGCCCGAATCCATTGCCGTTGCGCGCGTGGCTGGCTCGACCGACCGTGCGCTGGGGCGCGGGCGCGGCGGCGGTGGGGGCCGTGGTCGGGCTGGCGTACCTGTTGCGTGGCGCGCTCGCGCCGTTTGCACTGGCGGCGGCCCTCGCCTACCTCCTCGCGCCCCTCGTGGAGTGGGCGGCGCGGCACGGCCTGTCGCGGCCGTGGGCGGTGCTCCTCGTCTACGCGCTCGTCGGCGTGGTCCTCGCCGCGCTCGTCGCGTTCGCGGTGCCCGTCTTCGTGACCGAGGTGCAGAACCTGGCCGACCGCCTGCCCCAGTACACGCGGCAGGTCCAGTCGGCCATCGAGCACGCCCAGCGGGACTACGCCCGGGCCGCGCTGCCGCCGACCGTGCGCGACGCGATCGACGCCGCGATCGAGCGCGCCCAGGCGTCCCTCCACGCGCGGTTGCGCGCCTGGCTCTCCGGGCTCGTGGGGCTGGCGCGGGACGTGCTGGTCCTGGCGGTCGCGCCGGTCTTGGCGTTCTACATGCTCGTCGACCTGCCGCGGCTCAAGCAGGCGTCGGTGCGCTGGCTCCCTCCGGAGGCGCGCCAGTCGCTGATGCGCTACTTCGGCGAGCTCGACGCGATGCTTTCGGGGTACGTGCGCGGCCAGCTGACGCTCGCGTTCATCGTGGGCGCGCTCGCGACGCTCGCGCTGTTCGTGCTGGGCGTCCCGTACGCCCTGCTGCTCGGCGCGCTGGCCGGGCTCGGCGAGCTCATTCCCTACTTCGGGCCGGTCGCGGGCGCCGTCCCGTCCGTGGCGGTGGCGCTCACGGAGTCCTCCCGTCTGGCCCTGTCCGTCGTCATCGCGTTCGTCATCATCCAGCAACTTGAGAGCGCCGTGGTGGGGCCCTTCGTGATGCGGACCACCCTGGGGCTGCACCCGCTCGTCGTCATCTTCTCCCTGCTCGCCGGCGGACAGCTGGCCGGCCTGGGCGGCGTGATCCTGGCCGTGCCGTTCGTCGGGTTCCTCGTGGTGACGGCGCGCTTCTTCTACCGGGTTCTGGTGCGGTGACCAGGGACCGCATCCGTTTCGCCGGCGCGCGCCGGGGCGTGTGGACATCGGCGCCGCGGTTCTGTAGAATGCTGCCAGCGTTTATGCGCACCCATACGCAGCGATGCGGACCACGAGGCCGCGGACGGCGCGGAACCCAGCGAGGGGCGGTCGGTGAAAGGCCCTGTCCGCGCGGCGGCCAGCCCGGTCCAAGCTCCGGACGGTAGGCGGAGACGCCGAAGTCCGGCGCCGCGCCGCGATACGGCGCGTGCGGCCCGCCGGGCGCTCCTTTCGGGGCGCGGGTGGCGGGCCGGCGAGGCGGTTGCCGCGAGGCAGCCGCGAAGCAGGGTGGTACCGCGAAGGATGTTCGCCCCTCGGCCGACGGCCGGGGGATTTTTTTTAAGGGAGTGGTTCCACATGTCCACGACGGTCACGCGACCGCGGACATCCGCCGAAATCCGCCGCGCCTTCCTGGAGTTCTTCGAGCAGCGCGGCCACGCGCGCGTGCCGAGCTCGTCGCTGGTGCCGGCCGACGACCCGACGCTGCTCTTCACGAACGCCGGCATGGTCCAGTTCAAGGACGTGTTCACGGGACAGCGCCAGGTGCCGTACCGGAGGGCCACCACGGCGCAGAAGTGCGTGCGCGCCGGCGGCAAGCACAACGACTTGGAAAACGTGGGCAAGACGGCGCGTCACCACACGTTCTTCGAGATGCTCGGCAACTTTTCGTTCGGCGACTACTTCAAGCGCGAGGCCATCACCTTCGCCTGGGAGCTTGTCACGGAGGTCTTCGGGCTGCCGATGGAGCGGCTGTGGGCCACGGTCTACCGCGAGGACGACGAGGCTGCGCAGCTTTGGCAGGAGATTGCCGGCCTGCCGGCGGACCGCATCGTCCGGCTGGGGGAGAAGGACAACTTCTGGGCCATGGGCGACACCGGTCCCTGCGGTCCCTGCAGCGAGATCCTCATCGACCGGGGCGCCCGCTACGCCTGCGACGCGCCGGAGTGTGGCATCGGGAAGTGCGACTGCGACCGCTGGCTCGAGATCTGGAACCTCGTCTTCATGCAGTTCGAGCGCGGGGCGGACGGGACGCTGACGCCGCTCCCCAAGCCGAGCGTGGACACCGGCATGGGGCTTGAGCGGATCGCCTCCGTGCTCCAGGACGTGGACACGAACTGGGACACGGACCTCTTCCTGCCGCTGCTCCGCCGCGTGGAGCAACTCTCCGGCCGCGCGTACGACCGCGGACCCGCCGGGTTCCCCTTCCGCGTGATCGCCGACCACGCCCGCGCGTGCACGTTTCTCATCGCCGACGGCGTCGTGCCGTCCAATGAGGGGCGCGGCCACGTGCTGCGCCGCATCCTGCGCCGGGCCGTGCGCTTCGGGAGGAAGCTCGGCCTCGACCGCCCGTTCCTCTGCGACATGGTGCCGGCCGTGGTCGACGTCATGGGCGAGGCGTACCCGGAGATCGCCGGCGCGCAGGAGTTTGTGCAGAGCGTGATCCGGCAGGAGGAGGAGCGCTTCGGCCAGACGCTGGAGCAGGGCATGCAGCTGCTGGACGAGCTTGTGGAGGAGGCGAAGCGTTCGGGCCGTGGGCAGATCTCCGGCGAGGACGCCTTCCGTCTCTACGACACGTACGGGTTCCCGCTGGACCTGACCGTCGAC
The nucleotide sequence above comes from Clostridia bacterium. Encoded proteins:
- a CDS encoding PRC-barrel domain-containing protein, translated to MERRRRSEVIGLPVLGRDDARVLGRVVDILVGQGGDRVVGFLLDGGGTWRGERIVPFEEVAEIGPSAVLVRTDVVLRAGRERRDRLQAMRRRHRSALGTRLVDEKGRDQGTIDDVVFDPETGRILGYSVSLGLVRDIVDGQGFLPADGRLVWTGGDVAIVRSGPAGEGTAPAGDPVSG
- a CDS encoding AI-2E family transporter, producing MRAWLARPTVRWGAGAAAVGAVVGLAYLLRGALAPFALAAALAYLLAPLVEWAARHGLSRPWAVLLVYALVGVVLAALVAFAVPVFVTEVQNLADRLPQYTRQVQSAIEHAQRDYARAALPPTVRDAIDAAIERAQASLHARLRAWLSGLVGLARDVLVLAVAPVLAFYMLVDLPRLKQASVRWLPPEARQSLMRYFGELDAMLSGYVRGQLTLAFIVGALATLALFVLGVPYALLLGALAGLGELIPYFGPVAGAVPSVAVALTESSRLALSVVIAFVIIQQLESAVVGPFVMRTTLGLHPLVVIFSLLAGGQLAGLGGVILAVPFVGFLVVTARFFYRVLVR